A single window of Channa argus isolate prfri chromosome 12, Channa argus male v1.0, whole genome shotgun sequence DNA harbors:
- the smim20 gene encoding small integral membrane protein 20, translating into MSKNVRIALVFGGFATAVAAAFYPIFFYPLTHKEEYREVQKSNRAGISQADVQPVGVKIWSDPFKSAGK; encoded by the exons ATGTCAAAAAATGTAAGAATAGCACTGGTATTTGGAGGCTTTGCAACGGCTGTGGCTGCTGCTTTTTATCCAATATTTTTCTACCCGCTCACGCATAAAGAAGAGTACA GGGAAGTCCAAAAGTCCAACCGGGCAGGAATTAGCCAGGCAGACGTACAACCTGTTG GTGTAAAGATATGGTCAGATCCATTCAAGTCTGCAGGAAAATGA